The window AACTCAGTTTCAAACTTGAGGTTGGCAAACACAAATCCATACATCTGAATTGGGTAAGAAAAACTATTCATATAATAAACTAGAAGTAATGAATAATGCCTCTGTAAGTAAATCTAAGGGGCTTTATAATCACAACAACTCTTGAGAGGTGTAGTTTTAAGACAAATGGTGGCAACAAAATTGCACAGTAACAGACTTATTAATCTAATCAAATCATCACTAACTTCTCGTAGAACTATTATTACCTCAGCTAAGTTTTTTGAGGGGTTGTGTCAGATGCAAGGTTTTGagtttgttgatttttttcagTTTGAAGATTACGACTTGTAACCTTACCTGCCTCAGCTTTTTCAAGTAAAGCCTGTTGCTGCATAACTTTAACCATGTCCCTcatatttctctcttctccttcaagTTGTATTTTCATCAATGTCTCTGCTTCTTTGTCAATTGGCTTGAAGTATTCTTCAATGGCAGTTTCCTGCATATATTCTCAGTTTTCTTAATCTCAAAGTAGAGTTGTGAGCAGGCGTTCATTCATTATAGTTGAAATAGTAGAAAGTTTTTGTCATAGGAACTACTGTTGTATATAGCTTcttctaaagaaaaagaaaataagaaggaTGATAGCGCCTCTCGATGGACCGATCTCTCTCACCCCATTAACATACATTCCTTTACCAATGTGACACCTCTTGGATTGACGAATTCTATCCCACATGACTCCTGGATGCATTACCATTCATGCTCGCAAAACACTAAACATGTAGCATGATTCACCAAACAATCTATAAATAGCTTAAGTGAGCACTTGAAGACATTAATCCCCATATCTCATAGAAACCAAAGGTAGATCTGTCAATCTGTATTTCTCGTCTATGCATAAATTCCTAGAACTTACTTGATCACCGATAAGTGGCGATAACCAATTGACAGAACAATACCAATGGAATGgtgaaatgaaatatgagGTTACATGCCAAGCCAAAGACGCAAATAAGTTTGGACATAATAAAACAAGAGTTTAGTCTTGACTCTTAAATTAACCTTGCAAGGGAGACGGtgatagattataaatattggAAGCAATTTAATGATTAGATGTGTGTGTGCACAAATGCACTACTATCTTTCTAGTATATTCTTATAAAACAAGAAGCATAATCCTTCTTGTGAAGTTGAAAATCGGAAAGAAACATCTACAATATGTAATCcaacataacaaaaaatgaatattaggGTAGCAGAAAGtggcattttcttttttattgaaaaacgGAAATATCTATGGAATAGAActgaaagaataaaaacttACTGTTTCctctaactttttatttagattttgcaTCTCCTCAACCATACGACGAACTTCACCTAAGATAGTCTGTTCTGGCAACTTTCTTATGGCAGATTTTCTTTCCTCCGCCTGGCAAGGGGTAAAACaccattataatatataaaatatgttgGCAACACGTTGAATATTTTGAACATCCACTATCATGAGTACTTAATAGTTCCTTTTTTTGGTCTAATGCAAGGCATGTGCTAACctaaaatttttcaaacaaaaagaacgAAGTATATCATCCACACATTTTTCAACTTAATGCTAACAAACACACCGATAAATATAGCGTCTTACAcatgaaaacttaaaaatccACATTATTGATAACGAAACTTTgatcaaataaaagtttgaataacTCAGCAGCCGTCTTTGAACgaatttaacaaaatcaatgaGTCGGATTATTTATTCTGGACAACAGAGCTTCTCCATTGCTCTGTGAAGATTCCAAAATCCCATGTCAATCCATTTCACTTTTTCTATCCAAACTATACGTGTTAAGTTGTCCCTAAACCCTACCATAAGTAATTTGTCTCCTGCTCTGAACAAACGATGCAAAAGATAACCCCTTGAAACCCATTTCTCCAATTAACTaaaagagggagagagatgaagaaaagaaaaggtcaaGTCAAGTGCAAAACCATTCCTTACTAATGTAggactaatttaatttttaaatggcTAATGTAATGAGTTGCATTTACAAAGAAATTCATATTCGTGACTTTACCAAGAAGACAGGATAAGTTAACCAAATGGCAAAGAAAGTGACCAGAGAAAAACATTGATCGAAGCAACAAATATACGTCCTCATACTTTAAACTCAGTACAAAATGCCAAAGGCTGTCTCTCACTTTTCAGATGCTATTGTTGGTTGTATTTGgttatattagttttttctttctttcttccaatgTAATCTGATAATTAGtctctttatttgttttatcaaTCAAAAgccttgttttcttttccaagaAAAGCAAATTCTATAACAAATAGGTCACACAACGAACTCTCATCAGGGGCAATTGAATCCCAAAAATGGAACTTGAGACAGGAAACTGAACTTAAATCTCCACCCCCGTGTCAACCGGAACATAGCTGAACTCTAGGTATTATATTCTCGACCTAAAGGCCGAAGCTTTGAAACACCACCTCTACATAATGAAATTCAAGATACACTTTCCTGTCAGTAGCGGTGGACTAAGTTTTCACAACTGAAAAATATCAACCTAAATTTCACTCCTCTCTGCTACCCAATCATTCAAATCAAAAAGTCTTCAAACAGGTAAAATTTCCCACTCCCCAGAACAAAACGGCACAAACATCTACATCTTCCCTCATTGAATCCACATTTCAATAACCATCTCCAACCTTAGCCAAAACCACCACGATAGAGCAATAACCCAAAGCGtagaaactaaactaaaacccATTGACAAAAACTGCATAATGAgaacaaaaagcaaaagatcCAACCCCAAAGTACCTGTTTGAGACGCTTATCAAGGTCAAACCTTAGCGATCGAATCCGCCGCTCTTCATAGCCAGAGAGGACCCTAACGTAGAAGAGGGCTCTTCGTCCAAACTGCAAAAGCTTGTCCATCCAAATCCCTCAAGCTGATCTCCCTGCAAAGTCAAGTAGAATCGAATAACGCTAAGGAAATTCACAACCCACTAAGAAAGTGAATTTCACAAGAACAGCGGATGGGTCTGTGAGATACCAGAAGAAGTCATTAATCAATTTGGAAAGAACGAAGTACTGCGGAAAGGCTGTGTGTGTGTTTTCCCCCTTCTCGCGAGAGATTTACTTCGAAACTTATATATGGCTTATGAAGATTTTGCTATGCATctatagataatttttttagttgaattaCAAAATAGTCCCTCTTTTGAATGTGTGTTTAATAGTTGGTActttagaagaaaagaattacaaatttcaatttgttattaGAGATGTCCATGGCCATGGGACATTACATAGGGATGGGGATATCCAACCTTCATCCTTGgccaaaagatttttttgtttaattcaaaatgcagaacaatttttcatttattttgtcattaaaaCGTTTCGATTAAATTGTTAGTGCTCCACTTAAGATTGATATACATATGATACTTAATGtacaaaatatgattataGGAGAAAATCATAATCAATGAGATTTCGAGTAATTGGTTCGGtataatttgagattaattttgttgttttcacaaattaaattagaaatagatATACTCATTGTACTTGATACTTAATACTAAATATCAAATGTATTAAGATGCATTAAAGAATATAGGCTAATACAAAAGGAATAAGACTGGGAGAGCTTGATACCCcaagaaaacattaaaaaaaaaaaaaaaaaaaaaaaaaaaaaaaaaaaaagaccaacAGAGCAACCTCTTTCTTGGACTTGTTATTAGTTCTATTAGAAAAATGGTGTTCAAGAGGGTCAATGATTTCTTTCTTGGATTTGTTGAATCAGGATATAAATACTACAACGTGAAATCCAAGAGATAGAAGCTATGCttgaatgttttcttttaataggGTCATcacttcatattttctttcacctaaatggaaatgaaaatgtattGTGGTCTTCTCCTGTCCATTAACTTGAACCTCATTCTACGGCAATTGATGTTACGGTAGAAAATGATGTTATGGATTAGCCCCCTCTTCTGGCCTATATATATTCAGAGTCAACTCCTTCTTTCTTCATAAGGAATCAACTTTGTTAAAATTCAATATGCACAACTCAATGTCAATTGACTTGGTCTTCCCAaaacaaataactaaaaattcaGGGCTTCGAGTTCTTAGATGTCAATTTACAGGGGTGTTTAGATATATAGAATTAGCTAAATAACTATGAGAGATGTAAACATTtcgataaatatatatagaaaatcaATTAGCCAAAACCCAAATAGGGTGTAAacccaaaaccaaaaatataatacttGGGGAAATCAGATTGGTCCTCTACGATGATGGTGAGAGAGATTCacaacatcatcatcatctttacAATTCTGGATTCATAAGCAGCAAACTAATTCTCTATTTCCTTCTCCCAACACTCCGAGGAGATTTTAGCATTTGttaattgaagattcaaataattaaaccaaCTACGTTTTCAAATCAGCCTTGGTAAACCCAAAGCCAACTCTTGTTTCAGATTTTATGcgaaaaaatcaaaaggttaaaatcctaaaacaccaaaatattccCTTAGTCCAATCAGAAATACATATTACAAGGCCATTATTATAAGCCTATCCATTGCAATCTACAAGTATCATCGGGGTTAACAATAAGTGTGAGAAAAGACAAAATGGCACAAAGAAACAGAAGTTATACACAATCCATAAGATTCTTCACTCAACATTCATTTCACTTCACAATCAATCATATCCCTCCACCATCATTGCTACTTCAGtccctcctcttcttcttcctctccctCTCGTTCTTCTCAGCAGAGTTCTTTAGCTGTAGAACAGTAAACAAATATCATCACCATTTTGGCTAATCTGCCAAGCAACTCCAACAGAAACACAGCATTTACAAACACAACTCACCATTATAATGAGAATTCGGACAAACACCGCAATGAAATCAGTGAAGAGAGTTAATGCATGTTTCACATAATCCATATCACCCATATGTGCCATCTCAATTATTTCCTGAGTATCAACTACCATGTAGCCAACAAAAACCAACAGCCCAAAGTACAACTACAGACagcaacaaacaaaaaagacaatATGAGGTCAGGCCTATTGCTTCCACTCCAAAccatgaaaattttgaaatgggaATACAAATACCTCAAACTTGAAAAGGGCAGTAGAACCACCGAATAAAGAGGAGGCGAAATGTAACCAGAGTAACATGGATACACCGGAAGAAAGTAAGCCACCGAGATAAAGGAATTCTCTACGTCTTGCCAACAAGGCTGCTCCTGAGAAACAACAAAAGGCAACCGCAGTTCCCACGAAAGCGCTCACCAGAACACTGGGAACGGTGGTATTCGTGAgtcaatacaaaaataatcaaagcATAGATTGATTATCAAAATTCAGAGAACATAAATAGTAGTGCCCATTGCtgatattttgattcaattcTACCTTGGGTCAAAATCAATAGCCAGACTGATCAAAGGACCAATGGAAGCCCCTTCGAGAAGAGCAGCCCCAAGTAAAATAGAGGCCCTCTTTTTCTGAACACAAACACATGtgacacaaaacaaaaattaaatattaagttGTTAAcaccaaaaacaaagagaaagagaatgcatattcaaacaaaaaaaattatacctCTTCATAAGGAGGAGTGGCCATTAGCCATGTAATACATCCGATAGTTGCAAGTGTTGTAAGAAAACCACCAATATTCCAAAGTATATGCAGATAAGCTCCAGCAGCAGATGCAACCAAAGCACAACCAAGAGTGAGATAAACCTGCAAATTTCAAGCATTTGGCACCATTAATCCCATTCAATAATCACACATACAAAAATACAGATATATACATAACAGAGGGAGGTTCCTTATCAATTCAATCAAGAATTAGAAATTTCACacaaataaactaaatcagaaattagaaatttcaCTCTCGTTTAATAACTCATAAACCATTTAGAAGCTTCTGCCTACCCAAAAATACCATTTCCGctaattttaagaaacaagATTGAGAAAAGCCCTAGAACAGCAATCAAAGAAAACCCATCAAATTCTAGTATAAAACACATTCAACAATAACAACCAGGTGCATGGAAAACATAAAGCATGGGTCCAAAATGTTAATTAGAGAGATGGATTTAATAAAACAGAATGAAATCAAGATCCACGCGCatatatcaaacatataggaagaaaaaaacaagaaaaaatttggCGGGAACTGACCCGCTGAAGATGAGATTGAACGGCGGGCGAAATCTGCCGGAAGTTCTTGAGAGATTCATGACTCCAGCGGGTTCTGGATCCAGATTGAGAAtcgaagaaagaagagaatgcGTCCATGGCGTTGAACAAATTTCTTAGCGAGTACGTTAAACAAACTGTGTGGAGATCATAAATCTCGATAAATATAAGTGTAGTCAAGTTTCTAGATTGTTCGAATTCCCTATTTTGCCCCTCGTATTTTAAGCTATTTCCAAAAAATgggtatttattattattaattatgtaagtcaaatttattagtttcgtttcattttcttcctttttgtttttgtttttaatctcaatattatggattttttttaaaaataatgtaaaatttgaaacatatttcaaaaatagggtagatgcaaaactattttcaaaaataggtgttttgaggtgaagtcgtggacggggtacacgacttccatgCAGTGGACCCCAcatactctatttttttcttatttttatatttatactacacTGGGccccacatttttttaattttttcattatttatatacgtgggtCCCACGCACTTCacttttctcattatttatatatacatactcacatataaatataatatatatattatacattcaaattctaaaaatatctttctttattaaattaatttatttttttatttttttctttatatatatttaaatatcacaatcttcaattttcaatttttcttattaaattcatttttctaatttaatttaattctttcttaatcaaaattatacatatatttttttccaattttcaattttttttaaaaaaatctcatatattaacaaaacatgttattaaaaatatattaaacaaattaaaagagtaataataataataatttatatatatatatatatatttatttatttatttaatatctcaatcttcaaattttcttattaattcatcttttctaatttaatttaattatttcttaaccaaaattatatatatatttttctaattttctgtttaaaaaaacacatatattaaccaaatatgttattaaaaaatacattaaacaaataaaaataataatagtaattgaaagaagttgaaacgtagtctaaaaataataataacaataaatttgcaattcaaaattatccattaagtttttaaatttaatttgtaatcgaaccaattcttgtttttttccttttaccataaacatgaatttatttttattcaattatcaaTGTGTGTGGCttcaagtgttattattattattttttttagtaattttaacttatctcaattattattattactcttttaatttttttaatatatttttaataatatgttttgttaatatatgagatttttttaaaaaaatggaaaattggaaaaaaaatatatgtataattttgattaagaaataattaaattaaattagaaaaatgaatttaataagaaaaattgaagattgaagattgtgatatttaaatatatataaagaaaaaaataaaaaaataaattaatttaataaagaaagatatttttagaatttgaatgtataatatatatatattatattatatgtgagtatgtatatataaataatgagaaaaagtgaagtgtgtgggacccacgtatataaataatgagaaaattaaaaaatgtggggCCCAgtgtagtataaatataaaaataaggaaaaaatatagtatGTGGGGTCCACTGcatggaagtcgtgtaccccgtccacgacttcacctcaaaacacctatttttgaaaatagttttgcatctaccctatttttgaaatatgtttcaaattttacattatttttaaaaaaaatcccaataTTATTCCATCATACTTCCATCAAAACATGTTGATAATTGCTTTTAAATAAGTAATATTTGAATAGCAATTCCTTAAgcaattaatttgataatgattttaATAGGTAAGCCTTCGGTTTAgctatttatttgtatttgttataattttaaattttttaaaatgaggaCTTTGTgctatatatttctaaaagatGTGACctaaaatttgattcaaatatTGCAGCTGCACGCGACTgggaataaataaatatcaaagcccttttatgatttttaattttcaattctttggATGACTTATTCCACCCCTAAATAACCATCATAAAAGGATTATTTGTAGTGTAGATTATAAACATGATCAAGTTAGTGTTCGtattcatataaaaaataataacaacaaatgataaaagaaaagccCACATGTACTCCGTCAATGGAACCGATTTTACACAATTGCGATTGATTTATAGCTTATTATATACTGGAATGAGGTTCGAAAGAATAAATTTAGTTagaatgaattatttttcaagtttttatagTCCAACATGATCAACCTTTGGATGATATTGGTTTTTGACCGATTGCAAAAGGCATGTTAAGAGAAAGAGTAGCCAATCTTTCcaatattattgtatttatgcTCAAACAACTATTATCAGTTAAACGTGATTACGCCCAAAACAGGAACGTTGCGAGGGAGAGACAAAGTTATCTCTTGGGGAACGAACCATCGGAAACAGagaaatgatgaaatttgGAATGGAACATCATAAGAAAGATTGCAAGAAACTGAGAACCAAATTCGAGGGAAgttttcaaagaaaatctGAACTCCGTgtgatttcattttattagtttCTGCTTTAGCCCCCAAAAAGGCTCACAAGAAACGAAGAAAATTACAACACAACTTCACCATAATAATTTACACATATACAGGACGACAAAGGGTTTTAAAAGTTCACTTGCTTCATTCAAAAAGAGACTTGAATCCATGCATTTAGtccctcctcttcttctttttctcctcatTCTTCTCTACCGAGTTCCTTACCTGCACAAATAATACGACACTCATCATTTAGTATAGTAAAATCTCATACATATAGCCAATTCCTTTAAGATACTTtcgaaagaaagaaaagagaaagctTAAAGGTACGTGGGGCCTAAATATGAGGTTTCTAACATCATAACTCACCATAATAATGAGAAGTCGGACGAAAACACCAACGAAATCAGTGAAAAGAGTCAGGGCATGCTTCACATAGTCCATATCACCAAGATGAGCCCTCTCGATTATTTCTTGAGTATCAACTACCATGTAGCCCACAAACAGCAATAGCCCAAAGTACAACTACACAAATGGGagaaatgattaaatattGAGGTCAAGCTAGCAGCACAAGTGGTGAGGATACCCACTTTCTAGTTCATGAAACgtttgaataatttatatacatacCTCAAACTTGAAAAGAGCAGTAGAACCACCGAATATAGATGAAGCGAAATGCAACCAGAGTAACATGGATATCCCAGAAGAAAGTAAGCCACCCAGGTAAAGGAATTCTCTACGTCTTGCCAACATGGCTGCTGCAGAGAAACAACCAAAAGCCACAGCAGTTCCCACAAAGGCACTGACCAGAACACTGCAAACAACAGCGTTTACAAACCTCAATCTAATTGTACTATTAAAAAAACGATCATACCTTAAAAAGCATGGTTAAGCTTACAGATAAAGGTAAGCGTGATATTATATCAAGATTCAAATAGTCCTTGGATTTAAAGAGGACATATGACAGGAGGTTTAAAGTGAGAAACTTTTCTGATTTTCATGTCAAATTACTGATGAACCAAAAGCTAGGATGATAGGcaaaagcaaatttaaaacattgaacCCTCAAGTTTATACAGTTCTTACGACTACTACAATTATGTAGAATATTTCAGCATCATACAAGTTTGAGGCGGGCCATGCTTTGGGGATGATTTTTGCAATTTCCCCCAAGTTCAATAATATAACATTCAAAGAACAcgaaaacatcaaaataattacagaAACCAAGAGCTAGATAATCCGGTTACAAAGTTACTAAAAAGGCAGAATAACAACTATACatctctaaaacaaaaaacaaaccaaaaaaagaaaaaaacaaagcgATACAACATACCTTGGATCAATCTCGATAGCCAACCCAATCAAAGGACCAATTGATGCTCCTTCAAGAAGAGCAGCCGCCATTAACATAGAAAGCCTCTTTCTCTGGTGACGAATCACAAGACATAAAGCAAAAAcatcaatattaaaaacataaaataaacagACAGAGCATGGACATAAAATTCTAATTGCAAATTACATCagtgagaagaaaagagaagttaAAGAAACTAACCTCTTCATAAGGAGGAGTGGCCATTAGCCATGTGATGCATCCAATACCAGCAAGTGCAGTGAGGATTCCGCCAATGTTCCACAGAATATGGAGATAAGCTCCAGCAGCAGATGCAACCAAAGCACAACCCAGAGTAAGGTAAACCTGCAGATTCGAATAcatcaaaaaattaatactaaGTACATACATATGAAGATAGAACgatatatagaaaagaaaatccacACATATCAGTAATACATGGCATGCAacagttggaaaaaaaaaatgttgcaCGTAAaccattaaaaacaaaaatggaagagacTCGATGCTGAATTGCAAAActcgttttgaaaataacaatCAGCGCGTCCACGGCTTCAATAGAAGGCAAGAGAGGAACCGACCTGGTGGAGATGAGATTGAACGACGGGGGAAATCTGCCGGAAATTCTTGAGAGAATCGTAGGTCCAAGGGTTTGTAGAAGGTTGTTGAGAATcgaagaaagatgaaaaggcATCCATTCCGATTTGGTTTGAAGAGATAGAGAGGAGGCGTGAAGGATGAGAAGGAACCGAAGTAAACAAAATTCGAATTTCATTGAAGGTATTTATAGAGCAGTGCAAGTAAGGTTCCAGATGATTCGGAATCACCATATTGCCCCTACTCCTTCAAGCAATTTACAATAAATGGGATTTCTTTTCGGTCTAttgatattcaattttaaattttaacataagGTTTGTGAACTTTCTAGATTCATCTCCattattcaacaaataaatatcaacGTAGTCAGTGTAAATAAAATCTActtattttgttgtgtatATATCTAAAtcaataattactttttttttctttttcacatttttaaacccatatatatctaaatttaaaaatataaatcgaGGTCGAATTCactaacatttaaaattaacataagAATGGTAtataaaactactttttcGATTTTTCATTTGACATGCCAATCTTAAAATggtataatttattattgagaCGCTAAATTTCACGacgttatattatatttttctttcaagaaggaagaaatataGAGCTCATTTAGTGATGTCCATGATTCTTggttttatattctttttttcttttcctgttTGACAACCTTTGGGGCATGTTCtacaaaaataccaaaaatctaaatatccaaaaattttaaaaatataagtatacatgttatatgatataattaaaaaaaatatatgttaaaaaattaagggGAAAAACTTTGAGTTAAATAGAGTTAACATGATACAACTCAattctaaagaaaaacaatacaatagaGTTAACATGATACTCATTAATGtgtatttcttcctttttttttttttatattcgcATTTTGTGTTAACTCATATGCATTTTGAGTAGATGTGGATTCCTTCgattagattttgaaatatatcaTGTTTTAATTCAT of the Cucumis sativus cultivar 9930 chromosome 3, Cucumber_9930_V3, whole genome shotgun sequence genome contains:
- the LOC101210045 gene encoding bax inhibitor 1; protein product: MDAFSSFFDSQQPSTNPWTYDSLKNFRQISPVVQSHLHQVYLTLGCALVASAAGAYLHILWNIGGILTALAGIGCITWLMATPPYEERKRLSMLMAAALLEGASIGPLIGLAIEIDPSVLVSAFVGTAVAFGCFSAAAMLARRREFLYLGGLLSSGISMLLWLHFASSIFGGSTALFKFELYFGLLLFVGYMVVDTQEIIERAHLGDMDYVKHALTLFTDFVGVFVRLLIIMVRNSVEKNEEKKKKRRD
- the LOC101210706 gene encoding uncharacterized protein LOC101210706, producing the protein MDKLLQFGRRALFYVRVLSGYEERRIRSLRFDLDKRLKQAEERKSAIRKLPEQTILGEVRRMVEEMQNLNKKLEETETAIEEYFKPIDKEAETLMKIQLEGEERNMRDMVKVMQQQALLEKAEAGKVTSRNLQTEKNQQTQNLASDTTPQKT
- the BI-1 gene encoding bax inhibitor 1 yields the protein MDAFSSFFDSQSGSRTRWSHESLKNFRQISPAVQSHLQRVYLTLGCALVASAAGAYLHILWNIGGFLTTLATIGCITWLMATPPYEEKKRASILLGAALLEGASIGPLISLAIDFDPSVLVSAFVGTAVAFCCFSGAALLARRREFLYLGGLLSSGVSMLLWLHFASSLFGGSTALFKFELYFGLLVFVGYMVVDTQEIIEMAHMGDMDYVKHALTLFTDFIAVFVRILIIMLKNSAEKNERERKKKRRD